tatgacgTTTTGACAAAAAACAGAGACATACAGTAAGAAAACACTAAAAGCTGTTGTGATTAGTTGATTGTTGGTGTATTTTAGGGTGCAGGAAGGATAAAATCCAGAAAACACAAGCATAATCTGGGATGCATGGCTCAAGAATAGATTTTTTGGtgaatatgaatatataataGTATGACATTTTGACAGAATTAGGCCAACTTTATTTTAATCAATTCATTtgcttttataatttttttttaaacaaataacatCAGTTGCATTAACACAACCACTGCCAACAAATTAAACTACATAGCCTGAATAATACAAAGAGCCAAAACTCTAACGTGCGGTGCTGGTATTACTCACACTGAGGGAGGGAGCTGATGATATTCTGTCTAGGGGGGCGGACTTTAGCGTTGGTTGTGTACATGGGGTAAAACAACAGCCAGTTCTCGTAGCCTCCCTCCAGCACCAGTGGCTCACTACGCAGGATGGTGATGCTGTCCCACTGTTGAGTGTGCAAACACATCATTGTACCTCACAGGAAGGTTCTGCTGTTGTTATTCACACTCATAAGCGCATGCACAAATGCCAACccccacacactcacatagTTACCTTATAGAGGGCATCTTTGAGGCTGCGCAAGGTGGTGCCCAGTGAAAGGTCAGTGACAGAACTAAACCAGTCCAGCAGGACTATATAATCCACAAACCCCCGCCGCTTCCAATGCTCTTTCGACACCTCGGGCAGCTTCGCCTCAATCTGATTCACAGTGATTCTAAACACAGAGAGGTTTAGGAATAAAGACTTTGTTTGACAGTAAGTGACATGAACAgaggaaacagaaaaacaagttaacaaaaagggaaaaaagatAATAGATTCATTCATATTATCACTCCAAAATCAGATTACAAATTACACATTCAGTGTCAGATCAAACAACCAGGTATGAAGCCTGATGTCCAATCCCCTTTCTCACCCCGGGCTAATGGCCTCCTCAGGCACGCTGACGCAAGTCTGGCCTGGGACCTGAATGCGAGACTCCTCAAAGTCCCTGTGGCTGCGGGCATCCATGACAATCATTGTAATCGTCTGGTCCTTCATCATGTGGAAAAGCTTCTCAGCTGAGATCCCACCAGCTGACACCGCAGCTATCAGGTTAAGTCATTAAATCaacacaagacaaacaaaaagacTAAACATAATAGCAGTAAAAGTCTCCGTTTATAGAATGATTTCCACCTCAGAAATAACTTCAGACTTCTTTTGTGTTATTCTGCTTACCTTTTGAGGTTGCTTTCTTCAATTCATTCTTCAGTTCATTTTGTTCTCCTTTTACctgacatacagacacaacatTCATCTTGTCAAAAACCTGAATATTGAATTGCTGATTCCATTTGGCTTTATTTCTTCTTACATTAAATAACtccaaacaataaaaaacataccattacttaaaacatatattcattcatatactgtatttgctaATGAAGCTAGTAGTGTTGCTGTTATTACTGCTATGATGTGAACTGTCAATAAAACCGTTTACCTATAGTGAGTGTAGACTCAAATACAACCAAACGATGGTTATTTACGTATATTATAATGTACATTATATTTCTCTTTGGAATCAAGTGTCTGCCTTAAGTGAGTATGTTTTAATATGGAGACATTGGACAGTGCCTCTCTACCTTTTTGCTGTCCTTCTTGTTTGCCGATGACACTTTTGGATGACcatctttttctgttatttcctccttccttttcttctcctcttgtctctccatctcctcaAGTTTTTTTCGAACTTCAACTTCCTCAtacctgtttaaaatgaaagattAGCTAAGTTGAACATAAATATTCCAATGTTATATGCAGCTGATGCATTAATAAGGTGTGTACAGTCTAAGACAAGCAAAGCCTCTAACCTGAGTTTAAGGCTTTCAGAGAGCTTCTCGGCTTCTTCAATGGCTTTCTTAAAGCTGTTTTGCCCAAGCATGGTCATGTAGTACTCCTTTATACATTGAAATAGAGAAGAGTTACACACAGAAATACCTAACTTCAATTATTGATACATTACAACAAGTCTTTACATAAAAATGCACAgggaaaaaaatttgattttacaAATATTAACTATACCGGTTGCTGCTTGAAGTCTAGTCTTTTCTTGATGATGTCATATACTGTTAAATACTTCATGTACAGCACATAAGCTTTCTCCTCATCTCTGTCCAGACGACACTCCTCTGCCGCCTTGAAGATTTTGCAGGCACTCTGAACATAGCTGAAacacagcaaataaaaaaacaaacaaaaaaaaaacaatgtccaTGATTTGACTGTTAtcctcatctctctcccctcacttagtagtagtagataactttattgtccacgTGAGGCAGTTGGGTTTGCGGCACAGTCGCAAGGCACTTCATGACAAGACATCAGACATACGATACAAACAAATAATCCCTACATCAGACACCGACAGACATAACATGAAGAAcatacatcacacactacaatacactatACACCCTTGGGTATGAACAGGCCAGTTGGACATCTAGATTATTTTGACTGGTTTAAGGCTTTTATGGCGAAAGTTCCTATGTGCTATGAGTGTGTTCTACTGTACTGGGTTACTGGATTGATACAAGTAAACATGAAACCTAAAGTTACCTTCTGGTACTTGTCTTGTCCGGCTTGATGTCAGCCTTTTTATTGAGTTCAGCCAGAGATGTGGACAGATATAGCTCTTTGGCCCCGGTGGAAACTGCAGGCATTTTCGCGGGTGTGTTCAGTCAGAGGTCACAGTTTCAGTGCTGTACACAAGCTCTGAACATATCTGAAAAGAAGTTTGTGAGTCCAAAATaaagtaaacacaaaaacattcaaCTAGTTGTGTTGCAAATCTATTTGAAAAGCGTTAGCTAAGATATAAGTTGCTCTTAGCTTCCAATACAAATTGAGTTCCTCACTTGCCATTAGCTGTCACGCAGCATTTAAACATGGTCTCAATTAGACAACGTTAAGCCAAACATATAGCTAAGACATGACGAAGAAAAGTTacatctagctagctaacctgGGATGTTGCTCTCAGTGTTATCGTATTAGCAACATTAGCTAGTTAGCTTGTGGttgttagttagctagctagcagaacactaacaacaacaacaacaacaacaacaacagttttCTGGCTAACGTAACGTTTAAGTCGCGACCATCTTTCTTGACTGGAGGCCTGTTGGGCAGCTAACGGACAACTAAACATACGTTATTCAACATATAACATTGACCAAccacatatttaatataaacgTCTTTTAGCTAGCCAACTAATTAATGTACCACGCGTTGCTACCTTCGGAGTTATTCAGATAGCAAACGTTAGCAAGCTACGTTCTGAGCTCACGCAGTTGAGCGTCACATTACGCTACCCTGGGTTATTTAACTAACTACAGAACAAATAGCCACGGCTACAATCACATTCAGTAGTAAAGGGACACCCTCTAGTAATAATGCCAACATACATTTAGTGAACGATTGTTTGGCAAGATActgttaatttaatatttaaattacCTCTTTCTGATCCGTTGCTTACACTTTAGCTACTCCTTTGACAGCTGATTCCTGGCATAGAAAAAAAATTCTCGCTCCTTGTTCCGCATTCTTTTCTTCATCTTCTCTGACGTTTTGCGTCAGCTGGTATCCTCATGTTGCATTACTGCCACCTTCTGGAGATCATGTTCTGCTTCACTGGCCATTTTCTCTTGTCCTGTCCATTTTGTCCCACCTTCTTAGTATTCCAAACTctcaaatctaaaaaaaatcgTGTGTAGCCTAGTAGCCCTGCTTTTGTATAGCTCAATATACATACCCTGTGCCATTTATGTTTTGTATGCTATCACACCTTGAATGTTTcagattatttacattgtttaCAAAACCAGTCAGAGGTGTTTCTTCAATGTGTAGTGTTCAAATTGCTGTGCCCTATTGTTAATCATGTTATAGCTTTGCACTGCCCTGCACTCTTGCACTACTTGTAGGCCTACTTCAATCTACAGTGTGTTGCCTATCTGTTGCCTgtatatgtttgtttgcttCCTTTTGCTGCTTGTCTATATTTGTATCTTCCTGGGAAATTAacaaagttaataaaaaaatatagtaaTGTGACCACGAGAGCCTGActagttttatacagtctatgagtcTGACCGACACTGGACTGAAGATAAGATGAAGTAGACTCCAGTTACCCCAGAGGCTCTAACTTTCTgtttcctccccttcctctaCACCCATACTCCTACATATACACCAATCCCAAGTGTGTTATATTGAGCAATACCAGCTGCACTGTTGCTGTTCTGACCGTGGCTAATGATGACATTTGGCTTTTTGTGGAGTGGGCCAAAAGAAAATTGAAACACATTAACCAACACACATTAGCCCAGAGTTTAGTGTAATTATgtaagcctcttttttttttttaatgatcacATGTAGAACAGTTGCATACAGTGGTTAAACAGCAGTCTTATAAAGTGATATATTGGGGTTGTCTTTATCAAAGCAAATACACAAGCATTTATGGGCTTCATTCACAGACATCATGATTCATCATTAGTCAGTTTGTCTTTTCTGCTCCTATCATGTCAAACTGAGTGGCCAAATCCTTTTTCTATCAACTGTTTCTAACTTTTGGTTTGAAATATCAAGCCCAAGATTTTTTTGTGATAGGCTGATGCCATGATGATATTTTCAGCTTATTTGAATAAAAGCAACAGAATAGGATCCATCAAGAAGCCCTTTGGCTTTGATGTCAATTGCACAATTATGGTTAAACCTGCTTTCATCAGGCTGACTCAGACATAAAGGCACACAAGGAACACAATAGTTACAGTGTGCTCTGCTTCATATCACAAAACACTTATTTCTGCGTATTGTACACACAGACTTTAAAattgtaccacacacacacacacacacacacacacacacacacacacacacacacacacacttaccattACTCTAGTCATTGCCTGCGACTGGGCTTCCTGCCTTAATCAGTCAAAAGTCTGTGTAGCAGTTATTGCTCAGATTCAAAGAACTTGTGGTTTAAGCTCAACTGGGTTTAAGCAGATGGATGAAAAAGCAGAAACAAGCATGCACATGCCAAAATTCTTACAGTTGcttgacagaaaaataaaaaaacagtatttgaAGAGTGTGTCTGATGAATCACCTGTACGCGGtgttaataaataatacatcCACAGTTTACAGACTGAAGTTCCTGATAAAAATACATCCAAGTTTATTAAAggttccatggcatgaaaatttcactttatgaggtttttttaacattaatatgagttcccccagcctgcctatggtcccccagtggctagaaatggcgataggtgtaaaccgagccctgagtatcctgctctgcctttgagaaaatgaaagctcagatgggtcgatttggaatcttgctccttatataattctgcaccaaggctgaatttcgggaaagagacttcagagacagtattaggggaccactagggtctatataaaagtatccaaatgtcatgggacctttaaatctgCAGTCTTTTTTAGTGTGGCATTTAGGCTTTTATTATGACAGCTTAGAcaagaaaggggagagacaggggGAATGTCATGCAGGAAAGTGCCACAGGTTGGAACTGAAGACACAACTTCTGAGTCTAGTCTCTGTGTATGGTCGCGCACTCTTGCCACCCAAGCACCCTCACATCGGAagttttaatattaatgaataGGAGTAGGCTACAGGTTTGCAATGGCTTAGATAAACATCCTCTGGTGCTTTATTAGTTTCATTGAATCAGGGTAATGAGATCATTGCCTCTCATTGTCCTGGTAAAACACTGATGTGTTCTTAGCGTGTTTGAATTATGGTTAGATTTGCGTCCAACCATTGGCTTCCTCAGAGAACTAGATGAGAGCTAGCACATGCAAACACAATGCACAGTAAACAGCACAGTGTGTGAACAGTCCAGATGCTCCAGGCTTTTGTCAGAGTTTAAAAGGCAGCGATAAGCTGTGACTCAGATGGGGTTTTACTGTGTGTTCATTCGttgttcatttttttgtaatgtCCCCTATACTTAGACCTACTATTTGTTTGTGAAGAGTCATCATCCAAAACAAATATTGCTTTGCTCTAACAGTCATCTTCTGTAATGTATTCAGGCCAGATGAGAAGAGGAAAGAGCAGAGAATGTTAATTGTATCTGTTATGAGAGGGCACCATTGTTTTAGAGGTTAATGGTGCAAAACGTAGGCTACCTTAAATATGTTAGGAGTTCCACATTTCAGGAAAATACAACTAGCTCCTCTTCCTAGTAGGGTTTAATATTTTTTCCCGAAAATGAGATGAATCAGATCCCGGGAAATAGACAGCCCATATTCCGAAATGGCCGAGAAATGGctgttttttggtttgtttttagcccAAGTACTGTATTgatatcattcaaatatgcattcccaaaatcccaaactgacattttttatattatttgtatcatttttaggACTAAAGAACACAGTTTATGTCCATCATCAACACAGTTTGCAATGATCAATTCTGCTGCGTGATCAAGTGAGCTGCATGCTGCAGCGTGACATCTGCTGCAGCGCTAATTATGAAATGCCAGGTGGAATGTCTGGGActtgtcttctgaaaatctaggcaacccttatataatcaatgttttatagAAATCTATTATACAAACTAACGAAATATGCTTAAGTAAACCATTGAATGATTTCTAAACCATTACGTTATCGAAATCCATTCTGTGCCTGTTGAGGATGTGTAAGAGGCTGCAAACGGGAATAATCACTCAAAGTTaaccaaatacaaatacacCTTATAAACCGGTCACACAACTTGCACTGAGCTGTTTCATTGTCCGGTCTTTCAAAATGCTCCCAAACAAAGCTGGCCGCAGACATCATTAGCGGATAAGTGTATGGTGATATATCataagaaaatgtatttcagatCGTAGGAAGTCATAATCTATGAGTATATAATTTcataaaaattaattaattaattttcaaataaaatattatatgAATATTTGTTCAGTATTGCGTCACCGAGATGCGATTAAATAAGTCATTACCATCAGAGGAGGGTCAATATTTAGTACAAATGTGGAGTCAATGGGGGATGGGAAAAACTATTTCAATGATGGAAAAAGCATTTGAAGAGCATTTGGTTGGTGGTTCAAATGCGTCGACAATTTAGGGCGTGTTCTTCACAACAGGGTCTATATAGTTCTGTGATCTCTGctacagaacacacacatcATTGCAGCCACCTGTTACATGCAACAAATTAACCCTAAGAGCTCTCATCTCAAAAACAATGCAGGCTGAGGAATACAATCGCAGAGGTAATGATACTTTCCATTTGACTATTGACCTGATCTGTCTGTGTTGTCAtatttcactgaaaaaaaattattagtaAACAATAggcaaaataaatatgaatgatAAACTGTAATAGGAATATCTTTCCAGCGGTTACAGTGTCTTTCACTGATCAGGTAAGGAGCTGGTGGACTACATCACACAGTACCTGGGCTCCATCAGGGAGAGGAGGGTGATTCCAGATGTGAAGCCAGGTTACATGAAGGAGCTTCTCCCTGACACAGCGCCTACCGAGCCGGAGGACTGGGAGACTATCTTCAACGACATTGAGAAAGTCATCATGCCAGGAGTAAGTTCCTACTATCATCCATTATCGTATCAGTAATTTAAAACTTTGGCAAGGAAGCACGTATTTTCTCATCTTTTTCCCCAGGTGGTCCACTGGCAGAGCCCTCATATGCACGCCTACTACCCTAGTCTGACTTCATGGCCCTCTATGCTTGGAGACATGCTGGCTGACGCCATTAACTGTGTTGGATTCACCTGGGTAAGGGACTAActcacactttttttctccactaCACTAcctaataacaacaacaaaacatcacAACAATTAAGTCATACCATCTGAATAACTTATATGATATTGTCCGTTTTACCGGTTTTGAACAGGCCTCCAGTCCAGCATGTACAGAATTGGAAATGAATGTGATGGACTGGTTGTGTAAAGCACTGGGGCTCCCGTCCTTCTTCCTGCATCACCATCCTGACAGCAGAGGTGGAGGCATACTGCAGGTTTGATCTGTTTATTTTAAACCCCAAAACCTTTACACAGTGGTCTCTGTGGCAACGTATTATCGCTCTCCTTTATCTGACTCTCCTGTTAGAGCACAGTCAGTGAGAGCACACTGGTTGCTCTGCTGGCAGCCAGGAAAGACAAATTTTTGCAGCTGCAGGCTGAGCTCGACCAGGACGTGGACGATTCGGCCCTAAATTCAAGACTGGTGGCTTACGCTTCAGATCAGGTCAGAGTCATCACTCCTTCTACAATACCTTTCTGTCaatcagatgaaaaaaaaactgagaaactAAGTTGATTGCTTTTATAGGCTCATTCCTCAGTTGAGAAGGCAGGTCTGATCTCTCTGGTGAAGATCAGGTTTCTGCCCACTGATGAGCAGTTGTCTCTGAAAGGAGACACGTTGAAACAAGCCATACAAGAAGACAGGAGAAGGGGATTGGTCCCTTTCATGGTAGGTATTTGACACGGAAGGATGGGCTGGGTACCATGGAGGTATTGAGGTGGATAATTTACAAATCATACGGgtgtttttcaatgttttagcTGACATTGcgtaatgtacagtatactggCAACTATTTTTGAAAGCATACGCTATTGTACTATAAGATGTTAAAGGGATTTTCTGCATATCACATCTATTGCAGTCTTTTCAAATCATGCAGAGTCTTTTCAAGGCGACATTTCCATTCTAAACTTCTCAgataatgtaatttaaataaTAGTTTGAggctaaatagaaaaaaatatctaCTATCTAACTATCAT
This sequence is a window from Perca flavescens isolate YP-PL-M2 chromosome 1, PFLA_1.0, whole genome shotgun sequence. Protein-coding genes within it:
- the hdc gene encoding histidine decarboxylase, encoding MQAEEYNRRGKELVDYITQYLGSIRERRVIPDVKPGYMKELLPDTAPTEPEDWETIFNDIEKVIMPGVVHWQSPHMHAYYPSLTSWPSMLGDMLADAINCVGFTWASSPACTELEMNVMDWLCKALGLPSFFLHHHPDSRGGGILQSTVSESTLVALLAARKDKFLQLQAELDQDVDDSALNSRLVAYASDQAHSSVEKAGLISLVKIRFLPTDEQLSLKGDTLKQAIQEDRRRGLVPFMLCATLGTTGVCAFDNLSELGPVCAEEGLWLHVDAAYAGSAYFCPELRWSLEGIELAHSFVFNPSKWMMVHFDCTAFW